One genomic region from Actinocatenispora thailandica encodes:
- a CDS encoding ArsR/SmtB family transcription factor: MLTEIEPTARSPLTGEPLAAAEADRLAGLLKALADPARLRLLSLIQAAPRREACVCDLIGPLGLSQPTVSHHLRVLTEAGLLEREKRGVWAYYRIVSPNLSTVASLIAPPRRRRSPRPRTAS; the protein is encoded by the coding sequence GTGCTCACCGAGATCGAACCGACCGCTCGCTCGCCGCTCACCGGCGAGCCGCTGGCGGCGGCCGAAGCAGACCGCCTCGCCGGGCTGCTCAAGGCACTCGCAGACCCTGCCCGGCTGCGGCTGCTCAGCCTGATCCAGGCGGCGCCGCGACGCGAGGCGTGCGTCTGCGACCTGATCGGTCCGCTCGGGCTGAGTCAGCCGACGGTCAGCCACCACCTGCGGGTGCTCACCGAGGCCGGCCTGCTGGAACGGGAGAAGCGAGGCGTCTGGGCGTACTACCGGATCGTGTCGCCGAACCTGAGCACGGTGGCGAGCCTGATCGCGCCGCCGCGCCGGCGCCGCAGCCCGCGCCCGCGTACCGCGTCCTGA
- a CDS encoding S66 peptidase family protein, with protein MPDDSLPLKPAPLNPGDQVVLISPAGPVAPEHVERGAALLREWGLSVTIGAHAYDRDGLVAGTDNDRLADLNTALADPAIRAVLCTRGGYGSQRIVGGIDTALVRRDPKIVLGFSDITALHLALWRGARLATLHGPALSLRTEPDPVTRAALRAALFDPTPVRVVAEPAEPTTAVTTSGCARGRLLGGNLAMLAATAGTPDAPDLAGAVLLLEDIAEPAYKVDRMVLQLERAGLLTDLAGVAVGQFTDCPAGHPSVPEVLADRLHRLGVPVLGGLPIGHGAVRVTVPLGTRAVLDADAGTLTVDPALRRP; from the coding sequence GTGCCCGACGACTCCTTGCCGCTGAAGCCCGCCCCCCTCAACCCAGGTGACCAGGTGGTACTGATCTCCCCGGCCGGACCGGTCGCCCCCGAACACGTCGAACGCGGCGCCGCGCTGCTGCGCGAGTGGGGACTGTCCGTCACCATCGGGGCACACGCCTACGACCGGGACGGTCTGGTCGCCGGCACCGACAACGACCGGCTCGCCGACCTGAACACCGCCCTGGCAGACCCCGCGATCCGTGCCGTGTTGTGCACCCGCGGTGGCTATGGCAGCCAACGAATCGTCGGCGGGATCGATACGGCCCTGGTCCGGCGCGATCCGAAGATCGTGCTCGGTTTCTCCGACATCACCGCCCTGCACCTGGCGCTGTGGCGCGGCGCACGCCTCGCCACGCTGCACGGCCCGGCGCTGTCGTTGCGCACCGAGCCGGACCCGGTGACCCGCGCCGCGCTGCGGGCCGCCCTGTTCGACCCGACACCGGTACGAGTCGTCGCCGAACCCGCCGAGCCCACCACCGCGGTGACCACCTCCGGGTGCGCGCGCGGCCGGCTGCTCGGCGGCAACCTCGCGATGCTCGCCGCGACCGCCGGTACCCCGGACGCGCCGGACCTGGCCGGCGCCGTACTGCTGCTGGAGGACATCGCCGAGCCCGCCTACAAGGTGGACCGGATGGTGCTGCAACTGGAGCGCGCCGGCCTGCTCACCGACCTGGCCGGCGTCGCGGTCGGCCAGTTCACCGACTGCCCCGCCGGCCACCCGTCGGTACCGGAGGTCCTCGCCGACCGCCTGCACCGCCTCGGTGTCCCGGTGCTCGGCGGCCTGCCGATCGGCCACGGCGCGGTGCGGGTGACGGTGCCGCTGGGTACCCGGGCCGTGCTCGACGCCGACGCCGGCACCCTCACCGTGGACCCCGCGCTCCGACGGCCGTAG
- a CDS encoding esterase-like activity of phytase family protein has translation MRIRALVVASATALGTVAAATPAVAHPAPGRHDAGACSRYVSLRGFSDALDKRKFGDAQIGELSGLQYDGSHLRAVSDTSALWTLTRPTRGLGTEPVGYQPLADEHGDPIDSEAIAVDRDGTRLITSEIEPSVRRYDRRGKVLGSLPVPGRFRVAPAGEAEENATFEGLTLLPGDRSLIATMESPLSGDGTDADGNGLNRFLRWDRRHGRFEVAAQYAFTVDAGLQISDVQAISPNRLLVLERGWRKGYGNTIRLYEADLTGAQDVTGVASLADTTVRQVHRRLLADLAACPSDGATAKQPQPNPLLDNIEGMVFTGRHLRGDRRELLMVSDDNLSDEQITRLYSFAVRV, from the coding sequence ATGCGAATTCGAGCGCTCGTCGTTGCCTCCGCCACCGCACTCGGTACCGTGGCCGCTGCCACGCCGGCGGTCGCCCATCCCGCGCCCGGCCGCCACGACGCCGGTGCCTGCTCCCGCTACGTGTCGCTGCGCGGTTTCTCCGACGCGCTGGACAAGCGGAAGTTCGGCGATGCGCAGATCGGCGAGCTGTCCGGGCTGCAGTACGACGGCTCGCACCTGCGGGCCGTCAGCGACACGTCGGCGCTCTGGACGCTGACCCGGCCCACCCGCGGCCTCGGCACCGAACCCGTCGGGTACCAACCGCTGGCGGACGAGCACGGCGACCCGATCGACTCCGAGGCCATCGCCGTCGACCGGGACGGCACCCGGCTGATCACCTCGGAGATCGAGCCGTCGGTCCGCCGGTACGACCGGCGCGGGAAGGTGCTGGGCAGCCTGCCGGTCCCGGGCCGGTTCCGGGTCGCACCGGCCGGCGAGGCCGAGGAGAACGCCACCTTCGAGGGGCTGACCCTGCTGCCCGGGGACCGTTCGCTCATCGCGACGATGGAGTCACCGCTGTCCGGCGACGGTACGGACGCCGACGGTAACGGGCTCAACCGGTTCCTGCGCTGGGACCGGCGGCACGGCAGGTTCGAGGTCGCCGCGCAGTACGCGTTCACCGTCGACGCCGGGCTGCAGATCTCCGACGTCCAGGCGATCTCGCCGAACCGGCTGCTGGTGCTGGAGCGGGGCTGGCGGAAGGGCTACGGCAACACGATCCGGCTGTACGAGGCGGATCTGACCGGTGCGCAGGACGTCACCGGTGTCGCCAGCCTGGCCGACACGACCGTCCGGCAGGTGCACCGCAGGCTGCTCGCCGACCTGGCCGCGTGCCCGAGCGACGGGGCGACCGCCAAACAGCCGCAGCCCAACCCGCTGCTGGACAACATCGAGGGGATGGTGTTCACCGGCCGGCACCTGCGGGGCGACCGGCGGGAGCTGCTGATGGTCTCCGACGACAACCTGTCCGACGAGCAGATCACCCGGCTGTACTCGTTCGCGGTCCGCGTCTGA
- a CDS encoding aldo/keto reductase produces MEYTQLGRTGLSVSRLVLGTMNFGPETSEQDSFAIMDRAHEHGINFFDTADIYGRVLGEGVTEQIIGRWFSSGGGRRDRTVLATKVYGTMGEWPNTSRLSALHIRRACEQSLRRLQTDHLDLYQMHHVDRATPWDEVWEAFDVLRQQGKVLYFGSSNFAGWHLAQAQEAARSRHFLGLVSEQSLYNLMARWIELEVLPAAREYGIGVIPWSPLHGGALGGVLRKQRENGARRGGSGHAADALAQHRDTIEAYEKLCAEIGEDPAHVGLAWLLAQDGVTGPITGPRTMEHLDGSLRALDITLDAEVLARMDELFPPPAPNGAHPAPEAYAW; encoded by the coding sequence GTGGAGTACACGCAACTGGGCCGCACCGGCCTGTCGGTGTCCCGGCTCGTTCTCGGCACCATGAACTTCGGCCCGGAGACGTCCGAGCAGGACAGCTTCGCGATCATGGACCGGGCCCACGAGCACGGCATCAACTTCTTCGACACCGCCGACATCTACGGCCGGGTGCTGGGCGAGGGCGTCACCGAGCAGATCATCGGCCGGTGGTTCTCGTCCGGTGGTGGCCGCCGCGACCGGACGGTCCTGGCGACCAAGGTCTACGGCACCATGGGCGAGTGGCCGAACACCTCCCGGCTGTCCGCGCTGCACATCCGCCGCGCCTGCGAGCAGTCGCTGCGCCGGCTGCAGACCGACCACCTCGACCTGTACCAGATGCACCACGTGGACCGGGCGACCCCGTGGGACGAGGTCTGGGAGGCGTTCGACGTCCTCCGCCAGCAGGGCAAGGTGCTCTACTTCGGCTCGTCCAACTTCGCCGGCTGGCATCTCGCCCAGGCGCAGGAGGCCGCCCGGTCCCGGCACTTCCTCGGCCTGGTGAGCGAGCAGTCGCTGTACAACCTGATGGCCCGGTGGATCGAGCTGGAGGTGCTGCCGGCCGCCCGGGAGTACGGCATCGGCGTGATCCCGTGGTCCCCGCTGCACGGCGGCGCACTCGGCGGGGTGCTGCGCAAGCAGCGGGAGAACGGCGCGCGCCGGGGCGGTTCCGGGCACGCGGCCGACGCGCTGGCGCAGCACCGCGACACGATCGAGGCGTACGAGAAGCTGTGTGCCGAGATCGGTGAGGACCCGGCGCACGTCGGGCTGGCCTGGCTGCTCGCCCAGGACGGCGTCACCGGACCGATCACCGGGCCGCGGACGATGGAACACCTGGACGGCTCGCTCCGCGCCCTCGACATCACGCTCGACGCCGAGGTGCTCGCCCGGATGGACGAGCTGTTCCCGCCGCCGGCGCCGAACGGCGCGCACCCCGCGCCCGAGGCGTACGCCTGGTAG
- a CDS encoding DedA family protein codes for MGDVESVRAASEPLAVNLLDPKSLIDTFGLVGVYAVIFAETGLFFGFFLPGDTMLFIAGIASSAVAQHLLGTQLSLPALLVGVPIAAIAGAQFGHFLGARFGRAMFDRPASRLFKAQYVDKAEYYFNKFGPAKAVVLARFIPVVRAFLNPVAGILEMPWQKFLLWNVVGGVVWTDGIILLGNRTAGVIPPSIIDKYLLPIIAAIVLIALLPLLRELVKRLLARRRGPAEQASDDDTDSQPATRR; via the coding sequence ATGGGGGATGTCGAGTCGGTCCGGGCGGCGAGCGAGCCGCTGGCGGTCAACCTGCTCGATCCGAAATCGCTGATCGACACGTTCGGGCTGGTCGGCGTCTATGCGGTGATCTTCGCCGAGACCGGGTTGTTCTTCGGATTCTTCCTGCCCGGCGACACCATGCTGTTCATCGCCGGCATCGCCAGCTCGGCGGTCGCCCAGCACCTGCTCGGTACCCAGCTGTCGCTGCCGGCGCTGCTGGTCGGGGTGCCGATCGCGGCGATCGCCGGCGCCCAGTTCGGCCACTTCCTCGGCGCCCGGTTCGGCCGGGCGATGTTCGACCGGCCGGCGTCGCGCCTGTTCAAGGCGCAGTACGTCGACAAGGCCGAGTACTACTTCAACAAGTTCGGGCCGGCCAAGGCGGTCGTGCTGGCCCGGTTCATCCCGGTGGTCCGCGCGTTCCTGAACCCGGTCGCCGGCATCCTGGAGATGCCGTGGCAGAAGTTCCTGCTCTGGAACGTGGTCGGCGGCGTGGTCTGGACCGACGGCATCATCCTGCTCGGCAACCGCACCGCCGGCGTGATCCCGCCGAGCATCATCGACAAGTACCTGCTGCCGATCATCGCGGCGATCGTGCTGATCGCGCTGCTGCCGCTGCTGCGTGAGCTGGTGAAGCGGCTGCTCGCGCGGCGCCGCGGCCCCGCCGAGCAGGCCAGCGACGACGACACCGACTCGCAGCCCGCAACCCGCCGGTGA
- a CDS encoding CehA/McbA family metallohydrolase, whose product MQKRAYTGHLDPGAADYVYLPVDVPAGTTRLAVRYSYDRPALPAGTVGNACDLGVVDQRGVEAGFRGWSGGARDSFEISAADATPGYLPGPIEPGRWHVVLGPYTVAPGGLDYTVEVTLDDAPVTGEPTVRYPPATTGRGPGWYRGDCHLHTVYSDGGRTPAQVAAAARARGLDFINSSEHNTPASHRVWGEYAGDDLLILTGEEITTRNGHCLAIGLPPGSWIDWRYRATDGVFADHAARVRALGGLVVPAHPYGQCVACSWKFGYQQADAVEVWNGPWSLGNEAALATWDGMLVAGRFVPAMGNSDAHRDGDVVGLPQTVVYAESLSAAGVKAGLAAGRAYLADDAAVTVSLTATADGRTAGIGERLAVAPDTPVTVRLEVAGVPTGTVRLVTDRGLVHAAPLPGPIEWRSTARYTGYVRAEVRHPDAGEPMPYGSMAALTNPIFLDC is encoded by the coding sequence GTGCAGAAACGCGCGTACACCGGGCATCTCGACCCCGGCGCCGCCGACTACGTGTACCTGCCGGTCGACGTCCCGGCCGGCACCACCCGCCTCGCGGTGCGGTACTCGTACGACCGGCCGGCGCTGCCCGCCGGCACCGTCGGCAACGCCTGCGACCTGGGCGTCGTCGACCAGCGCGGGGTCGAGGCGGGCTTCCGCGGCTGGTCCGGCGGGGCGCGGGACTCCTTCGAGATCTCCGCGGCCGACGCCACCCCCGGGTACCTGCCCGGGCCGATCGAGCCGGGGCGCTGGCACGTGGTGCTCGGGCCGTACACGGTCGCCCCGGGTGGACTCGACTACACCGTCGAGGTGACGCTCGACGACGCCCCGGTGACCGGCGAGCCGACGGTGCGGTACCCGCCGGCGACCACCGGGCGCGGCCCCGGCTGGTACCGCGGCGACTGCCACCTGCACACCGTCTACTCCGACGGCGGCCGGACCCCGGCGCAGGTCGCCGCGGCGGCGCGGGCCCGCGGCCTCGACTTCATCAACTCCAGCGAGCACAACACCCCGGCGTCGCACCGCGTCTGGGGCGAGTACGCCGGCGACGACCTGCTGATCCTCACCGGCGAGGAGATCACCACCCGCAACGGCCACTGCCTCGCCATCGGGCTGCCGCCCGGGTCCTGGATCGACTGGCGGTACCGGGCCACCGACGGCGTGTTCGCCGATCACGCGGCGCGGGTGCGCGCGCTGGGCGGTCTCGTGGTGCCGGCCCACCCGTACGGGCAGTGTGTGGCCTGCTCGTGGAAGTTCGGCTACCAGCAGGCCGACGCGGTCGAGGTGTGGAACGGGCCGTGGTCGCTCGGCAACGAGGCGGCGCTCGCCACCTGGGACGGCATGCTGGTCGCCGGCCGGTTCGTGCCGGCGATGGGCAACAGCGACGCGCACCGGGACGGTGACGTGGTCGGCCTGCCGCAGACCGTGGTGTACGCCGAGTCGCTGTCCGCCGCCGGGGTCAAGGCCGGCCTCGCCGCCGGCCGGGCGTACCTGGCGGACGATGCCGCGGTGACCGTGTCGCTGACGGCGACCGCCGACGGGCGTACCGCCGGGATCGGCGAGCGGCTCGCGGTGGCCCCGGACACGCCGGTGACGGTACGGCTGGAGGTCGCCGGCGTGCCCACCGGCACGGTGCGGCTGGTCACCGACCGTGGCCTGGTCCACGCCGCGCCGCTGCCCGGACCGATCGAGTGGCGCAGCACCGCCCGCTACACCGGCTACGTCCGCGCCGAGGTGCGACACCCGGACGCCGGCGAGCCCATGCCGTACGGGTCGATGGCGGCCCTGACCAACCCGATCTTCCTGGACTGCTGA